In Belonocnema kinseyi isolate 2016_QV_RU_SX_M_011 chromosome 4, B_treatae_v1, whole genome shotgun sequence, a single window of DNA contains:
- the LOC117171031 gene encoding microtubule-associated serine/threonine-protein kinase 2 produces MDQARNRPSRPRLRSHNNPARVLVFDQVESEDVPSKSEAETSRRPLPPKVESIEAPVRPVSGEISNLVRMRNSAIGKSAPSLSVHMRDFNIPRRVAKAAHRKSFISTTSPTLPRCNSPLSAFVPIVGSPLESPRMSSSPHFAFAPIKRIGGGASGSADGRRWSVASLPSSGYGTTPGSSNVSSQCSSQERLHQLPNIPTKDELRMLSCHFSKPGTPCSSHPGFPGTNFSGIPGHGSSLDEEGRMSPLHRPRSRSLSSPSRSPVMDNEIVMMNTLYKERFPKATQQMEERLTNFINENKEIDEYEVVTHMTPDSLPILRFVHHQVIEMARDCLQKSQEKLITTRYFYEMSENLEHLLMETKDKSLEAATRLTGLIKKLLLIISRPARLLECLEFDPEEFYHLLEQAEGQAKFTAGIKTDIPQYIINKLSLNRDPISVSRVHILAVCEESQYLLVWFQVTVDDSVTVLLITALGHIKLTDFGLSKMGLMSLATNLYEGYLDRDTRQFSDKQVFGTPEYIAPEVILRQGYGKPVDWWSMGIILYEFLIGCVPFFGETPEELFAHTVNDDIEWPDEEDWPVQPEAKDIITALLQQSPRDRLGTGGSHDVKDHPYFCGVNWNSLLRQKAEFVPQLSNDEDTSYFDTRMDRYNHDLGDDTDDTDDSPLFGSFSSYSPQSRKISQTRPHLNTESDLDFTKKQLFPTEVERTISQLSPSSSVSVSPPSKLAEKIQSIEKTPPIKSSPLAKSEKSDSSFGSPATITAVDSQLAVVKNEVAGGTSICLSTPDSSQTESDDISPQIQRKRHVHSRDKLPRFSISIHGDETLDLAAAHRDAADDKHNSSTDSFESFTTALPLLPTGKQKSRSVIKSASTSGLSLVIPASDFSYDASGGNQHIESPGGSSTASSRDTSPCRELSPLVTSLKPPIIIRRGPRGFGFTVHTIRVYYGDSDFYTMHHLVMAVDPSSPAFEAGLRPGDLITHINGEPVQGLYHTQVLQLMLSGGDHVTLRSTPLENTSIKSGGRRRELTQSKMARKTLHRQRKQKRDHSDKKRKTSLFRRISSKRASVEMQQPLSISCPLSAPILPSDSKPPLMMAVGMCSPSMVSASRSFQSFTRSLPAQQDSFLYYGGSSSKAACNPSSSTNRPSTESYHSAGTSSPCSSPSSSSPGSSTSIVNMSNMTSQSHYQRPSTLHGLKHKLHTAAKNIHSPNRRKSVGHIPLSPLARTPSPSPIPASPTRSPSPLTFPTGHQPGSSNTTQSYSPGVSMSTPNNQKKGFNRPKSAEPGSPLLRRALSPDRLHPRSAENKTSISPLANTVVKVNPRVTIAQTSSLETTEEVGDATKESNESKSDKKVAGEQKVAQDYSKLTHGISINIGNVGMSNSCGSTQLPRIAEEKDSPTGTKSDDYSARVSGISENRAKDFTAKTQQVFEPVNIKDLQWRGSKGETSTDKESTPAHKKSNEKSEVSSTNFDKHTASSSSSSGKPNTFEAAISNKIFAESSPEGKKILKRYKFDGLSFGSSSHEKTRQESVESKKNK; encoded by the exons ATGGATCAAGCAAGGAATCGGCCTAGTAGACCTCGCCTTCGCTCACATAACAATCCGGCTCGTGTACTTGTCTTTGATCAAGTCGAATCGGAAGATGTACCATCAAAGTCAGAAGCAGAGACTTCTCGGCGACCGTTGCCACCAAAGGTCGAGAGTATAGAAGCCCCTGTTCGACCAG TTAGTGGTGAGATATCGAACCTGGTGCGCATGAGAAATTCTGCAATTGGAAAATCTGCGCCTTCTCTCTCAGTTCACATG CGTGATTTTAACATACCTCGACGTGTAGCGAAGGCAGCTCATCGCAAATCGTTCATTTCGACAACTTCGCCTACTTTACCACGATGTAATTCACCTCTATCAG CATTCGTTCCGATTGTAGGCAGTCCCCTGGAGAGCCCCAGGATGTCATCCAGTCCTCATTTTGCTTTTGCTCCAATTAAAAG GATTGGAGGAGGAGCTTCAGGATCAGCAGATGGAAGACGATGGTCGGTTGCAAGTTTACCATCCAGTGGATATGGAACAACTCCTGGCTCGAGTAATGTTTCG tcGCAGTGTTCCAGCCAAGAACGTTTACACCAATTACCAAACATCCCCACGAAAGATGAATTACGAATGCTTTCCTGTCATTTTTCCAAACCCGGTACACCTTGTTCTTCCCACCCAGGATTCCCCGGTACAAATTTTTCTGGCATTCCTGGGCATGGATCTAGTCTTGATGAAGAGGGTCGGATGTCGCCTTTGCATCGTCCTCGTTCTCGAAGTTTAAG TAGTCCAAGTCGATCTCCAGTCATGGACAATGAAATTGTTATGATGAACACTCTCTACAAAGAACGGTTCCCGAAG gcAACACAACAAATGGAAGAGCGTTTGACGAATTTCATTAACGAGAATAAGGAGATTGACGAGTATGAGGTAGTTACTCACATGACGCCAGATTCTCTGCCAATTTTACGATTTGTGCATCATCAAGTCATAGAAATGGCACGAGATTGTCTACAAAAATCTCAGGAAAAGCTAATAACGACTAGGTACTTTTACGAAATGAGCGAAAATTTGGAACACTTGTTAATGGAG acTAAGGACAAGTCTCTAGAGGCAGCCACAAGATTAACGGGAttgataaaaaagttacttttgatAATATCTCGACCTGCTAGACTCTTGGAATGCCTCGAGTTCGACCCTGAAGAATTTTATCATCTGCTCGAACAGGCCGAAGGACAGGCCAAGTTTACTGCAGGAATTAAGACTGACATTCCCCAATACATCATTAACAAATTATCCCTGAACAGAGATCCAATTTCAG TTTCAcgagttcacattttggccgtgTGTGAAGAATCCCAATACTTACTTGTCTGGTTTCAAGTCACGGTGGACGATTCCGTAACTGT TTTGCTCATCACTGCGCTGGGTCATATTAAACTCACAGATTTCGGTCTCAGCAAAATGGGTCTTATGTCCT TGGCGACCAATCTATACGAGGGTTACTTGGATAGAGATACGAGACAGTTTTCGGATAAGCAAGTGTTTGGCACACCAGAGTACATTGCGCCAGAAGTTATTCTTCGTCAAGGATATGGAAAGCCGGTAGATTGGTGGTCTATGGGAATCATACTTTACGAGTTCCTTATTGGCTGCGTGCCTTTCTTTGGAGAAACGCCCGAGGAATTGTTCGCGCATACTGTGAATG ATGATATTGAATGGCCTGATGAAGAAGATTGGCCAGTGCAACCAGAGGCTAAGGATATCATAACCGCGTTATTACAACAAAGTCCTCGAGACCGGTTAGGAACTGGCGGTTCTCATGATGTTAAAGACCATCCTTATTTCTGTGGAGTAAATTGGAATAGTCTACTTCGACAAAAAGCCGAATTCGTCCCTCAGTTGTCAAACGATGAGGATACAAGTTACTTCGACA ctcGAATGGATCGTTACAATCATGATTTAGGAGATGACACTGACGATACTGATGATTCTCCCCTATTCGGCTCTTTCTCCTCCTACTCGCCACAATCGCGCAAGATTTCTCAAACACGTCCCCACTTGAATACAGAATCTGatttagatttcacaaagaagcaATTATTCCCCACCGAAGTCGAAAGGACAATCTCACAATTGTCTCCCAGTTCTTCAGTCTCGGTTTCCCCGCCCTCGAAACTCGCAGAGAAAATTCAAAGTATTGAGAAAACTCCACCCATTAAAAGCAGCCCTCTCGCCAAATCTGAAAAGTCTGATTCTTCATTTGGAAGCCCTGCTACAATTACTGCTGTAGACTCACAATTAGCCGTCGTTAAAAATGAGGTAGCGGGAGGAACTTCAATCTGCCTTAGTACTCCGGATTCCTCACAAACAGAGTCGGACGATATTAGTCCTCAGATCCAGAGGAAGCGACACGTACATTCCCGGGATAAGTTACCCAGGTTCAGTATTTCCATTCACGGTGATGAAAC ATTGGATTTGGCAGCAGCTCATAGAGATGCAGCAGACGACAAACATAACTCAAGTACTGACTCATTCGAATCATTTACAACAGCACTGCCTCTTTTGCCAACTGGAAAGCAAAAGTCTCGGTCCGTTATTAAATCTGCATCGACTAGTGGATTATCTTTGGTTATACCGGCCAGCGACTTTTCTT ATGATGCTTCAGGGGGTAATCAACATATTGAATCACCAGGTGGATCATCAACTGCATCTTCACGTGATACTTCACCTTGTCGAGAGCTGAGTCCTCTCGTAACAAGTCTAAAGCCTCCGATTATAATTCGAAGAGGCCCTCGAGGTTTTGGATTCACGGTCCACACGATCAGAGTTTATTACGGTGACAGTGACTTTTACACGATGCATCATTTAgttatg GCAGTGGATCCGTCCAGCCCTGCTTTCGAGGCTGGATTGAGACCCGGAGATTTGATAACTCATATAAATGGGGAGCCAGTTCAAGGCTTGTATCACACGCAAGTATTGCAGCTTATGTTGAGTGGCGGGGACCACGTGACTTTAAGAAGTACGCCGCTCGAAAATACGAGCATAAAATCTGGAGGTCGAAGGCGAGAACTTACGCAGAGTAAAATGGCGAGAAAAACTTTGCACAGGCAGCGAAAGCAGAAACGGGATCATTCTGACAAGAAGCGGAAAACTTCACTCTTCAGAAGAATTAGCTCAAAACGCGCAAGCGTTGAGATGCAACAG CCATTAAGTATCAGTTGTCCCTTGTCAGCACCCATTCTACCCAGTGACAGCAAACCTCCACTTATG ATGGCAGTTGGAATGTGTTCTCCTTCAATGGTATCAGCCAGTCGATCATTCCAGTCGTTCACGCGGTCTCTTCCTGCTCAGCAAGATTCATTCCTCTACTACGGAGGGTCTTCTTCTAAGGCTGCTTGTAATCCGTCCTCATCGACAAACCGTCCCAGCACCGAATCTTATCACTCCGCTGGAACTTCAAGCCCGTGTTCCAGTCCAAGCTCTTCATCCCCAGGCTCCAGTACTTCCATTGTGAACATGTCGAATATGACCAGTCAGTCCCATTATCAGAGACCAAGTACTTTGCATGGTTTGAAGCACAAGCTTCACACTGCTGCTAAGAATATTCACTCTCCGAATCGCAGAAAATCTGTGGGGCATATTCCGCTATCGCCTTTGGCAAGAACTCCTAGTCCTTCACCCATACCTGCCAGTCCCACCAGGAGTCCCAGTCCTTTGACATTTCCAACTGGACATCAGCCGGGCAGTTCCAACACTACTCAGTCTTATAGTCCAG GAGTTTCAATGTCAACTCCGAACAATCAAAAGAAGGGTTTTAATCGACCGAAATCTGCAGAACCTGGCTCGCCCTTACTGAGACGTGCACTTAGTCCAGACAGACTGCATCCTCGTTCGGCCGAGAACAAAACTTCGATCTCACCACTAGCGAATACTGTAGTAAAAGTTAATCCGCGCGTAACGATCGCACAAACGTCCAGTCTTGAAACTACAGAAGAAGTGGGTGACGCCACTAAAGAAAGTAATGAATCTAAGTCTGATAAAAAGGTAGCGGGTGAACAGAAAGTTGCCCAAGATTATTCTAAGCTAACTCACGGGATATCGATCAATATTGGAAATGTGGGCATGTCGAATTCGTGTGGAAGCACTCAGTTGCCGAGAATTGCAGAGGAAAAAGATTCACCAACTGGCACGAAAAGCGACGATTACTCAGCGAGAGTAAGTGGAATTTCTGAAAACAGAGCGAAAGATTTTACAGCGAAGACTCAACAAGTTTTCGAACCAGTGAATATTAAAGATCTTCAATGGAGAGGAAGTAAGGGTGAAACATCGACTGATAAAGAGTCTACACCTGCCCATAAAAAAAGTAACGAAAAAAGCGAAGTGTCTTCAACGAACTTTGATAAACATACTGCAAGCTCCTCCTCTTCGTCGGGTAAGCCTAATACTTTCGAGGCAGCAATCTCCAATAAAATTTTCGCGGAAAGCAGTCCAgagggaaaaaaaattttaaaacgatataAATTTGATGGTTTAAGTTTCGGATCGAGCTCTCACGAAAAGACAAGACAAGAGTCGGTAGAAAGTAAGAAAAACAAATAA